A region of Paenibacillus thiaminolyticus DNA encodes the following proteins:
- a CDS encoding carbohydrate ABC transporter permease has protein sequence MDPTATTLRKKNSKDSPLRLLAAGLLYLSPMLIILSAFTFYPMLKTLYYSFFSTNARGVPVMFVGFDNYAGLFQSDSFLKSMTGTFLFVLYTVPLGVAFAFFLAVISSEKLRGIEFFRVIFSSTVGVSVAAGSMIFLFLFHPSIGFLNHVLDWIGLPPIHWLTDPKWALISIAATSIWMGVGFNYIILLGGLQSIPEDIYESARIDGAGYWSRLFRITLPMVSPTLFFVIIVTVIHSFQSFGQIDILTKGGPAESTNLIVYSIYQNAFIHYKFGIASAQAIILFLIVLLATLIQFKVGEKKVHYQ, from the coding sequence ATGGATCCAACTGCCACAACCCTCCGCAAGAAAAATTCGAAAGATTCGCCGCTGCGCCTCCTGGCAGCGGGCCTGCTCTATTTAAGTCCGATGCTCATCATTTTATCGGCCTTTACGTTTTACCCTATGTTGAAAACGCTTTATTATAGCTTCTTCTCCACGAACGCGCGCGGCGTTCCGGTGATGTTCGTCGGCTTCGATAATTACGCCGGCCTGTTCCAGTCAGACAGCTTCTTGAAGAGTATGACCGGCACGTTCCTGTTCGTGCTTTATACGGTACCGCTGGGCGTCGCCTTCGCCTTCTTTCTGGCCGTCATCTCAAGCGAGAAGCTGCGGGGAATCGAATTTTTCCGCGTTATTTTCTCTTCTACGGTCGGCGTGTCGGTAGCCGCAGGCTCGATGATCTTTCTGTTCCTGTTCCATCCCAGCATCGGGTTCCTGAACCATGTGCTTGATTGGATAGGACTGCCGCCGATCCATTGGCTAACCGATCCGAAGTGGGCGCTGATCTCTATCGCGGCGACCAGCATCTGGATGGGCGTCGGCTTCAATTACATCATCCTGCTCGGCGGGCTGCAGAGCATACCCGAGGACATTTACGAGAGCGCCCGCATTGACGGCGCAGGCTATTGGTCCCGCCTGTTCCGCATTACGCTGCCGATGGTCTCGCCGACCCTGTTTTTTGTCATCATCGTGACCGTCATCCATTCGTTTCAATCGTTCGGCCAGATCGACATCCTGACCAAGGGCGGACCTGCGGAATCAACCAATCTCATTGTGTATTCCATTTATCAGAACGCCTTTATTCACTACAAATTCGGCATTGCGAGCGCACAAGCAATTATTCTGTTCCTGATCGTGCTGCTGGCGACGCTGATTCAGTTCAAAGTCGGCGAAAAGAAGGTGCATTATCAATGA
- a CDS encoding carbohydrate ABC transporter permease → MRMALYQKWVFYILLLLAAGLMFFPIVYALLASLMTTEEIMTGKLFPASFVFDNFTMALKSVPLLKFMMNSLIVSLTVMIGQIIVCSLAAYAIVFIPFKGRNFVFFLLISTMMIPWEATMIPNYLTIVGLNWVNTYQGLSMPFFALAFGVFLLRQHFLTLPQELHESAQLEGCGRLRYLVSFVVPLSLPMLSALGVYGFLTTWNMYLWPLLTTTNNSVRTVQIGLKMMQAQETNTNWPVVMAGVVIVLLPTLLFLFLSLKQLKRGLMSGALKG, encoded by the coding sequence ATGAGAATGGCGCTCTACCAGAAATGGGTGTTCTACATTCTGCTGCTGTTGGCCGCAGGTCTTATGTTCTTCCCGATCGTCTATGCGCTCCTCGCCAGTCTGATGACGACCGAGGAGATTATGACCGGCAAGCTGTTCCCGGCAAGCTTCGTATTCGACAACTTCACGATGGCGCTCAAGAGCGTGCCGCTGCTCAAGTTCATGATGAACAGCCTGATCGTCTCGCTCACCGTCATGATCGGCCAGATCATCGTATGCAGTCTGGCGGCCTACGCCATCGTGTTTATTCCATTCAAAGGACGCAACTTCGTGTTCTTCCTGTTGATTTCGACGATGATGATTCCGTGGGAAGCGACGATGATTCCGAACTATTTGACCATCGTCGGCCTGAACTGGGTCAATACATATCAAGGATTGTCCATGCCATTCTTCGCGCTCGCTTTCGGCGTGTTTCTGCTCCGCCAGCATTTTCTGACACTGCCGCAGGAGCTGCATGAATCCGCCCAATTGGAAGGCTGCGGCCGGCTGCGCTACCTGGTGTCCTTCGTCGTTCCGCTCTCCCTGCCGATGCTGAGCGCGCTCGGCGTCTACGGGTTTTTGACGACCTGGAACATGTATTTATGGCCGCTGCTGACGACGACCAACAATTCCGTCCGCACCGTGCAGATCGGGTTGAAGATGATGCAGGCCCAGGAGACGAACACGAATTGGCCCGTCGTCATGGCCGGCGTCGTCATCGTGCTCTTGCCAACCTTGCTTTT
- a CDS encoding class I SAM-dependent rRNA methyltransferase, translating into MTSPAEAERGHAQLKQSTTATVILSRNRKKRTEHGHPWVFQSEVERVEGNPQPGALVDVMNAQGQYVATGYYNPASKIIVRVIGYQPADAMDAGFFKERLRQCLEHRNRFLPGATAYRLVYGEADFLPGLIVDRFGDVLVVQLLTLGMDLARDAIVQALAEVMKPRGIYERSDVPIREKEGLEQRTGALYGECPRHVLITENGLQLEIDIVEGQKTGYFFDQRENRAAIAPLMTGWGARSGIALTDMETEAGVRTIPVNANGKEVTFPWWDGATVLECFSHTGSFTLHACKYGAKKVTCLDISEHAIESAQRNVELNGFADRVEFVVADAFAYLREQVQGKEERKERGTSQSKKDTSKPMTAGGGRTWDVVILDPPAFAKTRQAAEGAYRGYKDINLHGMKLVNEGGYLVTASCSYHMKPERFLQAIHDAAHDAGKVLRLIDWRTAGKDHPQVAGVEEGHYLKFGIFEVRSRR; encoded by the coding sequence ATGACAAGCCCGGCTGAAGCCGAGAGGGGACATGCACAATTGAAGCAATCGACAACAGCAACAGTAATCTTGAGCCGGAATCGCAAAAAACGGACGGAGCACGGGCACCCATGGGTGTTCCAATCCGAAGTCGAGCGCGTGGAGGGCAATCCGCAGCCGGGGGCGCTGGTCGACGTCATGAATGCCCAAGGCCAATATGTGGCGACCGGATACTATAACCCCGCTTCCAAAATCATTGTGCGCGTCATTGGCTATCAGCCTGCCGACGCGATGGATGCCGGCTTTTTCAAGGAGCGGCTGCGTCAGTGCCTGGAGCATCGCAACCGGTTCCTGCCGGGAGCGACGGCATACCGGCTTGTCTATGGCGAGGCTGATTTTCTGCCGGGGCTGATCGTGGATCGGTTCGGCGATGTGCTCGTCGTGCAACTATTAACGCTCGGAATGGACCTGGCGCGCGATGCGATTGTGCAGGCCTTGGCCGAGGTGATGAAGCCGCGCGGCATTTACGAACGAAGCGATGTGCCGATTCGGGAAAAGGAAGGCCTCGAACAGAGAACGGGCGCCCTGTACGGGGAATGCCCGCGCCATGTGCTCATTACCGAGAACGGACTGCAGCTTGAAATCGATATTGTCGAAGGGCAGAAGACGGGCTATTTCTTCGACCAGCGTGAGAACCGGGCGGCCATAGCACCGCTGATGACCGGATGGGGAGCGCGCAGCGGGATTGCGCTGACCGATATGGAGACAGAGGCAGGCGTACGCACCATCCCGGTCAACGCGAACGGCAAGGAAGTAACCTTTCCATGGTGGGACGGAGCTACCGTGCTGGAATGCTTCTCTCACACGGGCAGCTTCACTTTGCATGCTTGCAAATATGGGGCCAAGAAGGTGACTTGTCTCGATATTTCTGAGCATGCGATCGAGAGCGCGCAGCGCAACGTGGAACTGAATGGATTTGCGGATCGGGTGGAATTCGTGGTGGCGGACGCGTTTGCGTATCTGCGGGAGCAAGTGCAGGGGAAAGAGGAACGCAAGGAGCGCGGAACGAGCCAGTCGAAGAAGGACACGTCGAAGCCGATGACCGCAGGCGGCGGCCGTACCTGGGATGTCGTCATTCTCGATCCGCCCGCGTTCGCCAAGACGAGACAGGCGGCGGAAGGAGCGTATCGCGGCTATAAGGACATCAACCTTCATGGGATGAAGCTCGTCAATGAGGGGGGGTATTTAGTGACGGCGAGCTGCTCCTATCATATGAAGCCCGAGCGCTTCCTGCAGGCGATCCATGACGCCGCCCATGACGCGGGCAAGGTGCTGCGCCTCATCGATTGGCGCACGGCGGGGAAGGATCACCCGCAGGTAGCCGGCGTCGAAGAAGGGCATTACTTGAAATTCGGTATTTTTGAAGTCCGCTCCAGACGATAG
- a CDS encoding NUDIX hydrolase, whose product MKEISAGGVVYRRRGEQIEFQLIQDRYGKTSLAKGKMEPGETIEQTALREIREETGMEGSIVGKLDTIRYQYTSPEAGTVDKEVHYFLVEATAGQLTPQVEEIRSVEWYGPQAAWAKQTESGYDNNNGILSKAFAQLGITL is encoded by the coding sequence ATGAAAGAAATATCAGCGGGGGGCGTCGTGTATCGACGCCGCGGAGAGCAAATTGAGTTCCAGTTGATCCAGGATCGTTACGGCAAGACTTCCTTGGCCAAGGGAAAAATGGAGCCCGGGGAGACCATCGAGCAGACGGCTCTGCGCGAAATCCGGGAGGAGACCGGGATGGAAGGGAGCATCGTCGGCAAGCTGGATACGATCCGCTATCAATATACGTCGCCGGAAGCTGGCACGGTGGACAAAGAGGTTCATTATTTTCTGGTTGAGGCAACAGCCGGGCAGCTTACGCCTCAGGTAGAGGAGATACGCAGCGTCGAATGGTACGGGCCGCAAGCGGCATGGGCGAAGCAGACGGAATCCGGGTATGATAACAATAACGGCATTCTGAGCAAGGCTTTTGCGCAATTGGGGATTACATTGTAA
- a CDS encoding glycerol-3-phosphate responsive antiterminator, with the protein MHFANQSILPAVRQMKDMEKLLVSPFEYIVLLDVHIAQLKPIFQMVRPHNKKLLLHVDLIQGLQNDSYAAEYLCQEFTPYGLLSTKASVIIRAKQKGVVAIQRIFLIDNSSFEKSGALLEKTNPDYIEVLPSPMLPYLKQLKNGRDIPLLAGGFIRTEDDVNRALQAGAVAVTTSSQTLWKQYAAAGAHR; encoded by the coding sequence ATGCACTTCGCCAACCAGTCCATCTTGCCGGCCGTAAGGCAGATGAAGGATATGGAAAAGCTGCTGGTCAGTCCGTTCGAATACATTGTGCTGCTGGATGTCCATATCGCGCAGCTGAAGCCTATATTTCAGATGGTTCGTCCGCATAACAAGAAGCTGCTGCTGCATGTGGATCTGATTCAGGGGCTGCAGAACGACAGCTACGCGGCTGAATATCTGTGTCAAGAATTTACTCCGTACGGGCTTCTGTCGACGAAGGCGAGCGTCATCATCCGCGCGAAGCAGAAGGGCGTCGTCGCTATTCAGCGCATTTTCCTGATCGACAACAGCTCCTTTGAGAAGAGCGGCGCCTTGCTGGAAAAGACGAATCCCGACTATATCGAGGTGCTGCCGAGCCCGATGCTGCCTTATTTGAAGCAGTTGAAGAACGGACGCGACATTCCGCTTCTGGCCGGCGGCTTCATCCGGACCGAAGACGATGTGAACAGGGCGCTCCAGGCCGGTGCCGTGGCCGTCACCACCTCCAGTCAGACGCTCTGGAAGCAGTACGCCGCGGCGGGAGCGCATCGGTAA
- the mtaB gene encoding tRNA (N(6)-L-threonylcarbamoyladenosine(37)-C(2))-methylthiotransferase MtaB — protein sequence MPSVAFYTLGCKVNFYDTEAIWQLFKQEGYEQVDFEATADVYLINTCTVTNTGDKKSRQIIRRAVRRNPDAIIAVTGCYAQTSPAEILDIPGVDLVIGTQDRDKLMDYIAQLQAERQPINAVRNIMKTRAFEELDVPDFAERTRAFLKIQEGCNNFCTFCIIPWSRGLSRSRESQSVLNQARQLVAAGYKEIVLTGIHTGGYGDDLENYDLTDLLWDLDRIDGLERVRISSIEASQIDDRMIDVLNRSSKMCRHLHIPLQAGNNEVLKRMRRKYTVEEFGDKIARIREAMPNVAITTDVIVGFPGETDEQFREGYEFMKRVGFSEMHVFPYSKRTGTPAARMEDQVDEEVKHARVHDLIDLSEQMQLAYAETFVGQVLDVIPERDYKGAPGSGQVMGYSDNYLQIVFDGDESLIGQLCRVKVTKAGVNECFGVLTRVLGEEAGPQAANM from the coding sequence ATGCCATCAGTAGCGTTTTATACGTTGGGCTGCAAGGTGAACTTCTACGATACGGAAGCCATTTGGCAGCTGTTCAAGCAAGAAGGTTATGAGCAAGTCGACTTTGAAGCGACGGCTGACGTCTATTTGATTAATACATGCACCGTTACGAATACCGGCGACAAGAAGAGCCGCCAGATTATCCGGCGGGCTGTCCGCCGCAATCCGGACGCCATCATTGCGGTGACCGGCTGCTATGCGCAGACCTCCCCGGCGGAGATTCTGGATATCCCGGGCGTCGATCTCGTCATCGGCACGCAGGATCGGGACAAGCTGATGGATTACATCGCCCAGCTTCAAGCCGAGCGCCAGCCGATTAACGCTGTGCGCAATATTATGAAGACGCGCGCATTCGAGGAACTGGACGTGCCGGATTTCGCGGAGCGGACACGCGCCTTTTTGAAGATTCAGGAAGGCTGCAACAATTTCTGCACCTTCTGCATTATTCCATGGTCCCGCGGGCTGTCCCGCAGCCGCGAGTCGCAAAGCGTGCTCAATCAGGCCCGCCAGCTCGTGGCGGCAGGCTATAAGGAGATTGTGTTGACCGGAATCCATACCGGAGGCTATGGCGATGATCTCGAGAACTATGATCTGACCGATCTGCTCTGGGATCTGGACCGGATTGATGGATTGGAACGGGTGCGCATCAGCTCGATCGAAGCGAGCCAGATCGACGATCGCATGATCGACGTGCTGAACCGCTCGTCGAAGATGTGCCGTCATCTTCATATTCCGCTGCAGGCCGGCAACAATGAAGTGCTGAAGCGTATGCGGCGCAAATATACGGTCGAAGAGTTCGGCGACAAGATCGCCCGCATCCGCGAAGCAATGCCGAATGTGGCGATTACGACGGATGTGATCGTCGGCTTCCCGGGCGAGACGGATGAGCAGTTCCGGGAAGGTTACGAATTCATGAAGCGGGTCGGATTCTCCGAGATGCACGTCTTCCCATACTCCAAGCGTACCGGAACGCCAGCGGCGCGCATGGAGGATCAGGTGGACGAGGAAGTGAAGCATGCCCGCGTTCATGATCTGATCGATCTGTCGGAGCAGATGCAGCTCGCCTACGCCGAGACGTTCGTCGGGCAAGTGCTTGACGTCATTCCGGAACGCGATTATAAAGGGGCTCCGGGAAGCGGCCAAGTGATGGGCTATTCCGACAACTACCTGCAGATCGTGTTCGACGGCGACGAGTCGCTGATCGGCCAGCTGTGCCGGGTGAAAGTGACGAAGGCCGGCGTGAACGAATGCTTCGGCGTGCTGACCCGGGTGCTTGGGGAAGAAGCGGGTCCGCAGGCAGCTAATATGTAA
- a CDS encoding Na/Pi cotransporter family protein — MFAEIWYPLLGGMAVFLFGMKTMELALHAWAGPYLNRFLHRSTRTPLHGMLFSSGMTALLQSSTAITVITIGLVNAGLMSFSRSLGIILGTNVGTCLTTELIGLNISRYALPLLIGSLACWSAAILGGEYRLPLPKRLASLLHPLQFGSLAAAGFALILLGIEWMKQIGGPLQHRGMFTWFLERSNDSLLWALAAGMIITAVVHSSAAIIVMAMGLSATGALPAEIGIAIVIGSNVGTCFTALIASLGGSRHGQFVAWSHIVLNVGGAILFYPLIGQLHALSAWFTADPGAQIARAQTVFNIASSVLALPLCYLKVWDRLR; from the coding sequence ATGTTTGCAGAAATCTGGTATCCGCTGCTAGGCGGAATGGCTGTGTTTCTTTTTGGCATGAAAACGATGGAGCTCGCCCTTCACGCATGGGCAGGACCTTATTTGAACCGCTTCCTGCACCGTTCCACGCGGACGCCGCTGCACGGCATGCTGTTCAGCTCCGGCATGACGGCGCTGCTGCAGAGCAGCACCGCCATCACGGTCATCACCATCGGGCTGGTGAACGCCGGGCTGATGAGCTTCTCGCGCTCGCTCGGCATCATCCTTGGCACCAATGTCGGCACCTGCCTGACGACAGAGCTGATCGGCCTCAACATCAGCCGCTACGCGCTGCCGCTCCTCATTGGCTCGCTCGCCTGCTGGAGCGCGGCGATTCTGGGCGGCGAATACCGCCTGCCCCTGCCGAAGCGGCTCGCCTCCCTGCTGCATCCGCTGCAGTTCGGATCGCTGGCCGCTGCCGGATTCGCCCTCATTCTGCTCGGCATCGAATGGATGAAGCAGATCGGGGGGCCGCTGCAGCATCGCGGCATGTTCACCTGGTTCCTGGAGCGGTCCAACGACAGTCTGCTCTGGGCGCTCGCCGCCGGAATGATCATTACGGCTGTCGTCCACAGCAGCGCAGCTATCATCGTCATGGCGATGGGCTTGTCCGCTACCGGCGCCCTGCCGGCCGAGATTGGCATCGCCATCGTCATCGGCTCCAATGTCGGCACCTGCTTCACGGCGCTCATCGCATCGCTCGGCGGAAGCCGCCACGGCCAATTCGTCGCTTGGAGCCATATCGTGCTCAATGTGGGCGGAGCGATCCTGTTCTATCCGCTAATCGGCCAGCTCCATGCGCTGTCCGCCTGGTTCACCGCCGATCCGGGCGCCCAGATCGCCCGGGCCCAGACGGTATTCAATATTGCGAGCTCTGTCCTGGCGCTCCCGCTGTGTTATCTGAAGGTGTGGGACCGGCTCCGGTAA
- a CDS encoding 16S rRNA (uracil(1498)-N(3))-methyltransferase: MQKYFVSPEAFGDQHIRITGADAHHIVNVMRAKPGFTFLVSDGSGREAVAVFESGDGETAIARLEELVAADREAAVEVTIAQSLPKGDKMELIIQKCTELGAAEFLPFLSERTVVQYDAKKEAKRLERWAKIAKEAAEQSHRNRVPDIAASAAWAKLIGQFAAYDLVLICYEDEQGTRLRDVLEPFCEAQRGQEAARILVVIGPEGGFSLREVEAATAAGAVCVSLGRRILRTETAGLAACACIMYQFGEMGGS, from the coding sequence ATGCAAAAATACTTTGTCAGCCCCGAAGCGTTCGGGGATCAGCACATACGGATTACCGGCGCGGATGCGCATCATATCGTCAATGTGATGCGGGCCAAGCCGGGCTTTACTTTTCTGGTGAGCGACGGCTCCGGCCGCGAGGCCGTGGCCGTGTTCGAGAGCGGCGACGGTGAGACGGCCATCGCCCGGCTGGAGGAACTGGTCGCTGCCGATCGGGAAGCCGCAGTCGAGGTGACCATCGCCCAGAGCCTGCCGAAGGGCGACAAGATGGAACTGATTATACAGAAATGCACGGAGCTGGGGGCGGCGGAATTCCTTCCGTTCCTGTCGGAACGCACAGTCGTGCAGTATGACGCGAAGAAGGAAGCGAAGCGGCTGGAGCGCTGGGCCAAGATTGCGAAGGAAGCGGCCGAGCAGTCGCACCGCAACCGCGTTCCCGATATTGCGGCATCGGCCGCGTGGGCGAAGCTGATCGGGCAGTTCGCGGCCTATGATCTCGTGCTGATCTGCTATGAGGACGAGCAGGGCACGCGGCTCCGCGACGTGCTGGAGCCTTTCTGCGAAGCGCAGCGCGGCCAGGAGGCAGCCCGCATTCTGGTCGTCATCGGACCGGAGGGCGGGTTTTCGCTGCGTGAGGTGGAAGCGGCCACGGCGGCGGGCGCGGTCTGTGTCAGTCTCGGACGCCGCATTTTGCGGACAGAGACGGCGGGCTTGGCGGCCTGCGCTTGTATCATGTATCAATTCGGAGAAATGGGAGGAAGTTGA
- a CDS encoding site-2 protease family protein, whose translation MDFFSNFFAVKLEMLPFLVSVLLIAFTIHEFAHAYFAWKFGDPTAKMLGRVSLNPAKHVDFLGMLFFVIAGFGWARPVPVNRDNFKYPRLMGIVVSAAGPISNLLLAFIGTIVIHLGLKFGFVQLGSTDRVQLAIYYFLNYFITYNVLLFLFNLIPLPPLDGYRIVEDLAPRGLRLRLQQFEQWSIFIFLMLVFIPPLRDKTITPLFKLIEPIVFNFSRTAAYLVGM comes from the coding sequence ATGGATTTTTTCAGTAACTTTTTCGCCGTCAAGCTGGAGATGCTGCCGTTTCTCGTATCGGTGCTGCTCATTGCCTTTACGATCCATGAATTCGCGCATGCCTATTTTGCTTGGAAATTCGGGGATCCGACAGCGAAGATGCTTGGCCGCGTCAGCTTGAATCCGGCGAAGCATGTCGACTTCCTCGGCATGCTGTTCTTCGTCATCGCCGGCTTCGGCTGGGCGAGGCCGGTGCCAGTGAACCGGGATAACTTCAAGTATCCGCGGCTGATGGGAATCGTCGTATCGGCTGCCGGACCGATCAGCAACCTGCTGCTGGCCTTTATCGGGACGATCGTGATTCATCTCGGCCTCAAGTTTGGCTTTGTGCAGTTGGGTTCCACGGATCGCGTCCAACTGGCCATCTATTACTTTTTGAATTATTTCATTACTTATAACGTGCTGCTTTTCCTGTTCAACCTCATTCCGCTGCCGCCGCTGGACGGGTACCGCATCGTCGAGGACCTGGCGCCGCGCGGCCTGCGTCTGCGCCTGCAGCAGTTCGAGCAGTGGTCGATTTTTATTTTCTTGATGCTCGTATTCATTCCGCCGCTGCGGGATAAGACGATAACGCCGCTGTTCAAGCTAATCGAGCCGATCGTATTTAACTTTTCGCGCACCGCCGCTTATCTGGTCGGCATGTAA
- the deoC gene encoding deoxyribose-phosphate aldolase, with protein MNEHIRLASLIDHTFLKPEAVRSDIEKLCDEARQHGFYSVCVNGTWVPLCRERLAGSDVRIAAVCGFPLGAGASSAKAFEAARAVEDGASEIDMVLQIGRLLDGDVKAVEADIAQVVRMVEGKAIVKVILETGMLTTSQKIGACRASEAAGAHFVKTSTGFGRGGATVEDIRLMRANVSPHIGVKASGGVRDTATAFAMIEAGATRIGTSSGIAIVTGAGPTPSDNTAGAPGQSSQY; from the coding sequence ATGAACGAACACATCCGATTGGCCAGCCTGATTGACCACACCTTCCTCAAGCCGGAAGCGGTGCGGAGCGATATTGAGAAATTGTGCGATGAGGCGCGGCAGCATGGCTTTTACAGCGTCTGTGTCAATGGAACCTGGGTTCCGCTCTGCCGCGAGCGGCTTGCCGGCTCCGACGTGCGTATCGCGGCCGTTTGCGGGTTCCCGCTCGGGGCCGGCGCCTCCTCCGCCAAAGCGTTCGAAGCCGCCAGAGCCGTGGAAGACGGAGCGTCGGAGATCGATATGGTGCTCCAGATCGGCCGCCTCCTTGACGGTGACGTGAAGGCGGTAGAAGCCGATATCGCCCAAGTGGTCCGCATGGTGGAAGGGAAGGCTATCGTCAAAGTCATTCTGGAGACGGGAATGCTGACGACCAGTCAAAAGATCGGGGCATGCAGAGCCTCGGAAGCTGCAGGAGCGCATTTCGTCAAGACGTCGACCGGATTCGGCCGCGGCGGGGCTACCGTCGAGGATATCCGGCTTATGCGGGCGAACGTGTCGCCGCATATTGGCGTGAAGGCTTCAGGCGGCGTACGGGACACGGCGACGGCGTTCGCTATGATCGAAGCCGGAGCGACCCGAATCGGAACGAGCTCGGGGATTGCGATCGTTACCGGAGCCGGTCCCACACCTTCAGATAACACAGCGGGAGCGCCAGGACAGAGCTCGCAATATTGA
- a CDS encoding YfhD family protein: MTNYRDSRRKNHLNAFEEQPDLVVGKTNASAGKNEDVEFSIEQADADDLEALERARRADERAERP; this comes from the coding sequence ATGACCAACTATCGTGACAGCCGCCGGAAGAACCATCTCAACGCCTTCGAGGAACAGCCAGATCTCGTCGTCGGCAAGACCAATGCATCTGCCGGCAAGAACGAAGACGTGGAATTCTCGATCGAGCAGGCAGACGCCGACGATCTGGAGGCGCTGGAGCGCGCCAGACGAGCGGATGAACGGGCGGAACGTCCATGA
- the prmA gene encoding 50S ribosomal protein L11 methyltransferase: MRWHELTIHTREEAVEMISNFLHEAGAGGVSIEESGTLNKERDTTYGELYIAPLNDIPEGEAKIQGYFAEGTDLAAIEGEVAGRIRELRTYGIDPGEAAMSWRSVHEDDWADAWKQYFKPVRITSKLTIKPSWEPYTPTAEEQVIELDPGMAFGTGTHPTTSLCLQALESVIQGGEDIIDVGTGSGILAIGACKLGARHVLAIDLDPVAVKSARENVAMNGLHDDITVREGDLLYMLKASGTDEAPALGVTLPVQIVVANILAEVILLFVEDVFAALQPGGIYIASGIYKNKEEAVERELIRHGFLIDAKHREEDWVAFVATKPSPLLITK; this comes from the coding sequence GTGCGCTGGCATGAATTAACGATACATACAAGAGAAGAAGCAGTCGAGATGATCTCGAACTTCCTGCATGAGGCGGGAGCGGGAGGCGTCTCGATCGAGGAATCCGGAACACTGAACAAGGAGCGGGACACGACCTATGGCGAGCTGTATATCGCCCCGCTGAACGATATTCCCGAAGGCGAAGCGAAGATTCAAGGCTACTTCGCGGAAGGGACCGATCTGGCGGCGATCGAGGGCGAGGTGGCCGGCCGCATTCGCGAGCTGCGCACGTACGGAATCGATCCGGGCGAGGCCGCCATGTCCTGGCGCTCCGTTCATGAAGATGATTGGGCAGATGCCTGGAAGCAATATTTCAAGCCCGTGCGGATTACAAGCAAGCTGACGATCAAGCCGTCATGGGAGCCTTATACGCCGACGGCGGAGGAGCAGGTGATCGAGCTTGATCCCGGCATGGCCTTCGGCACCGGAACCCATCCGACGACATCGCTCTGTCTCCAGGCTCTGGAGAGCGTCATTCAGGGCGGGGAAGATATCATCGATGTTGGAACCGGCTCCGGCATCCTGGCGATCGGGGCATGCAAGCTCGGGGCCCGGCATGTGCTCGCCATCGACCTGGATCCGGTAGCGGTCAAGAGCGCCAGGGAAAATGTCGCGATGAACGGGCTCCATGACGACATTACGGTGCGGGAAGGGGATCTCCTGTACATGCTGAAGGCGAGCGGGACGGACGAAGCGCCGGCGCTTGGCGTCACGCTTCCTGTCCAGATTGTGGTCGCCAACATTTTGGCCGAGGTGATTCTGCTGTTCGTGGAGGATGTGTTCGCGGCGCTGCAGCCGGGCGGAATATACATTGCCTCGGGCATTTACAAGAACAAGGAAGAAGCGGTAGAGCGGGAGCTGATCCGCCATGGCTTCCTTATTGATGCGAAGCATCGCGAGGAGGACTGGGTTGCTTTCGTCGCCACAAAACCAAGTCCGCTTTTGATCACGAAGTGA